The stretch of DNA ATCGAGCAGCGCCCGCCAGGTGCGTTGCGCTACGTCGTACTCCTCGGGCGGCACGACCTCGGGACACCGAGTGTGGAACCGACAGCCTCGAGGCGGGTTCGACGGATCGGGAACGTCCCCTTTCAGTCGCACTCGTTCGCCGCGGTCCGAGAGGTCGGTCGACGGAATCGCCGAGATCAGCGCCCGCGTGTAGGGGTGTTTCGGATCCGAGAACAGCTCTTTCGTCGGCCCGACTTCGACGAACTCCCCGAGGTACATGACGCCCACCCGATCGCAGATGTGGCGAACGACCCCCAGGTTGTGGCTGATCAGCAGGATGCTCAGGCCGAACTCGTCTTGCAGGTCCTCCATCAACTGGAGGATCTCGGCCTGAACCGAGACGTCGAGTGCGCTGACCGGTTCGTCGGCGACGAGCAACCGCGGGTTCAACACGAGCGCCCGGGCGAGGCCGATCCGCTGTTTCTGGCCGCCGGAGAACTCGTGAGGATACCGATCGATGTCGTCTGCCTCCAGCCCGACACGGACGAGCAGTTTTTCGATGATTTCTCGGCGGAGTTCCCGGTCGGCCATCCCGTGGACGATCAACGGTTCGGCCAGCGACTCGCCGACGCTCATCCGCGGATCGAAACTCGAGTCGGGATCCTGGAAGATCATCTGGGCGTCCCGACGGAACCGTTTCAGCTCCGTCCGGTCGTACTCGGTGACGTCCTGACCGTCGAACCGGACGCTTCCGGCCGTCGGCTCCTCGAGACGGAGGATCGTCCGGGCTGCCGTCGATTTGCCACAGCCCGACTCGCCGACGATGCCGAACGTCTCGCCTTCCGCTATTTCGAACGAGATTCCGTCGACGGCCTTCACGCGACCGATCTCGTCTTTCAGGACGCCACGGGTCATCGAGAAGTGCTTTTTCAGGTCGTCGACCTCGAGCAGCGGTCGTCCGGTACTCATCGTCCACCTCCGGTGGCGCTGGTCGTTTCGTACGCGTCCGTCGGTTCGGGAAGCCCACCGTTCCCGTCGAGCCAGTGAACACACGATACCTGATGGTCGTCACCGATATCCGTCAGCGGCGGCTGGTCGCCGACGTGACACTCCTCGGTAGCGTACTCGCATCGGTCGTAAAACCGGCAGCCATCCGGTGGATCG from Natronobacterium texcoconense encodes:
- a CDS encoding ABC transporter ATP-binding protein, whose translation is MSTGRPLLEVDDLKKHFSMTRGVLKDEIGRVKAVDGISFEIAEGETFGIVGESGCGKSTAARTILRLEEPTAGSVRFDGQDVTEYDRTELKRFRRDAQMIFQDPDSSFDPRMSVGESLAEPLIVHGMADRELRREIIEKLLVRVGLEADDIDRYPHEFSGGQKQRIGLARALVLNPRLLVADEPVSALDVSVQAEILQLMEDLQDEFGLSILLISHNLGVVRHICDRVGVMYLGEFVEVGPTKELFSDPKHPYTRALISAIPSTDLSDRGERVRLKGDVPDPSNPPRGCRFHTRCPEVVPPEEYDVAQRTWRALLDFKQRVEEGMDLEEVYDLVHPEEPLEDRTVPDRLPADEVDAALRSEYELTDGIGDPDAEATFERAVELLASGDLESARDVLESEFTTVCQRATPDLQAVATDHRTACHLVDEHATVDWTGSSDETGRERLDRPAE